A single region of the Nicotiana sylvestris chromosome 6, ASM39365v2, whole genome shotgun sequence genome encodes:
- the LOC104236908 gene encoding large ribosomal subunit protein uL2-like produces the protein MGRVIRAQRKGAGSVFKSHTHHRKGPAKFRSLDYGERNGYLKGVVSEIIHDPGRGAPLARVTFRHPFRYKHQKELFVAAEGMYTGQFIYCGKKANLMVGNVLALRSIPEGAVVCNVEHKVGDRGVFARCSGDYAIVISHNPDNGTTRIKLPSGAKKIVPSGCRAMIGQVAGGGRTEKPMLKAGNAYHKYRVKRNCWPKVRGVAMNPVEHPHGGGNHQHIGHASTVRRDAPPGQKVGLIAARRTGRLRGQAAATAAKADKA, from the exons ATGGGTCGTGTTATCAGAGCACAACGTAAGGGAGCAGGCTCCGTTTTCAAATCCCACACTCACCACCGTAAGGGCCCTGCCAAATTCCGTTCGCTCGATTACGGTGAACGGAACGGTTACCTTAAAGGTGTGGTCTCAGAAATCATACATGACCCAGGTAGGGGTGCACCGTTGGCACGCGTAACATTCCGTCACCCGTTCCGTTACAAGCACCAGAAAGAGTTGTTCGTTGCTGCTGAGGGGATGTACACTGGTCAGTTTATTTACTGTGGTAAAAAAGCTAATCTAATGGTGGGTAATGTGTTGGCACTTAGATCTATCCCTGAAGGTGCTGTCGTTTGTAACGTGGAACACAAAGTTGGTGACCGTGGTGTTTTTGCTAGATGCTCTGGTGATTATGCTATTGTCATCAGTCACAACCCTGATAATGGAACTACTAG gaTTAAGCTTCCATCTGGAGCAAAGAAGATTGTGCCCAGTGGGTGTAGAGCCATGATTGGCCAGGTTGCTGGTGGAGGAAGAACTGAGAAACCAATGCTCAAAGCTGGAAATGCGTACCACAAATACCGGGTTAAGAGGAACTGCTGGCCTAAGGTTCGTGGTGTTGCTATGAATCCTGTGGAGCATCCTCATGGTGGTGGTAACCATCAACATATTGGTCATGCCAGCACTGTCCGCCGTGATGCACCACCTGGACAGAAGGTTGGTCTTATTGCTGCAAGGAGAACTGGTCGTCTTCGTGGCCaagctgctgctactgctgccaAGGCTGATAAGGCTTAA